The Solenopsis invicta isolate M01_SB chromosome 12, UNIL_Sinv_3.0, whole genome shotgun sequence genome window below encodes:
- the LOC105208148 gene encoding proton-coupled amino acid transporter-like protein pathetic codes for MGRVEKEQSTGNPMTEFSSSTKIAPSIGEYEEKDELYDPFEHRDMRNATSDFGAFAHLLKSSLGTGILAMPHAIKNGGLLFGGIGTIIIGMICAHCVHILVRTSHVLCRRTKTPQMTYAETAYAAFLCGPKSLRPWANTSKIFVNTALCATYVGGSCVYVVFISKSLQQIAEFYTDRSLDIQLFILSLIPAIVLLGQVRDLKYMVPFSMLANICMISGFLITLYYIFGSKELQEFQNDKTFASVEQLPRFFATVIFAIEGIGVVMPVANNMKQPQHFLGCPSVLNITMTIVVGLYAMMGVLGYLAFGENAKASITLNLPTEEGLAQAVKILIAAAVVFTYGLQLFVPLEIIWNAIKPFFSHRYAAMGESMMRICIVLLTVILAILVPELDPFISLVGAIFFSILGISIPAVVETISCWESHLGRFKWRLWKNCILLIFSLLALTFGTWISILDIMDIYKK; via the exons ATGGGTCGAGTGGAAAAAGAGCAATCGACGGGTAATCCCATGACGGAATTCAGTAGCAG CACAAAGATTGCTCCGAGTATTGGCGAATATGAAGAAAAGGATGAACTGTACGATCCCTTCGAGCATCGTGACATGCGAAATGCGACTtc GGATTTCGGAGCCTTCGCGCATCTCCTGAAATCCTCTCTGGGAACAGGAATTCTAGCCATGCCGCACGCGATAAAGAACGGCGGTCTACTGTTCGGCGGAATCGGTACGATCATCATCGGCATGATTTGCGCCCATTGCGTGCACATACTGGTGCGTACCTCTCACGTGCTCTGTCGGCGTACCAAGACGCCGCAGATGACGTACGCCGAAACGGCGTACGCAGCCTTTCTCTGTGGACCAAAGTCGCTCAGGCCTTGGGCCAACACCAGCAAGATATTCGTGAATACAGCGCTGTGCGCGACATATGTGGGCGGCTCGTGTGTTTACGTCGTGTTTATCTCTAAGTCCCTTCAGCAG ATCGCGGAATTCTACACCGACAGATCTCTGGACATACAATTGTTCATTCTCTCATTGATTCCGGCAATTGTGCTGCTCGGTCAAGTGCGCGATTTGAAGTACATGGTGCCATTTTCGATGCTGGCGAACATCTGCATGATATCTGGCTTCTTGATCACTCTTTACTACATTTTCGGTAGTAAGGAATTGCAAGAGTTCCAGAATGACAAGACGTTTGCCTCGGTGGAACAGCTGCCCCGTTTCTTCGCGACTGTGATATTCGCCATCGAAGGTATCGGCGTT GTGATGCCCGTGGCGAACAATATGAAACAACCGCAGCACTTCCTCGGATGCCCTAGCGTACTCAACATCACCATGACGATAGTCGTGGGCCTTTACGCCATGATGGGTGTGCTCGGTTATCTCGCGTTCGGCGAGAATGCAAAGGCTAGCATCACATTGAATCTGCCAACGGAGGAAGG tCTGGCCCAAGCAGTGAAGATCCTCATTGCCGCAGCCGTTGTCTTTACTTACGGCCTGCAACTCTTCGTGCCGCTCGAAATTATATGGAATGCCATAAAGCCCTTTTTTAGTCATAGGTACGCGGCCATGGGCGAGTCAATGATGAGGATATGCATCGTTTTGCTAACAG tgatCTTGGCGATACTGGTGCCGGAGTTGGATCCGTTCATATCTCTAGTCGGTGCAATATTCTTTTCTATTCTCGGTATCAGTATTCCAGCTGTCGTTGAGACGATTTCGTGCTGGGAAAGTCATTTGGGCCGCTTTAAGTGGCGATTATGGAAAAACTGTATATTACTTATATTCTCGTTATTAGCGTTAACTTTTGGCACGTGGATCTCAATCCTAGATATAatggatatttataaaaaatag
- the LOC105192828 gene encoding uncharacterized protein LOC105192828: MDGNNDGNKLCRHLSTESEDESKCKKQKKHYKEDNFYNVITSIQSLVAKIGENREVYSHNTAQSSVLYSTSILTNGVRQPLRQSYNPIPITLHPFSPTNFRHSNSLDFTSLITPCSFTQTQTISLSADSYTYNVPQNLSKSCNASVFTQLPFETNMTHSIQLQNFPYSKLRNHTQSSVHLISQSDIMNVSLECPNFYSNNNTEPSNNITNTLNINMLNKHYENMTQIRDINIFDDNKRITTRRYDMLLINDNLQNTIVNTQPDVQEMKQYIFRESLLNRKLMNLAQIVRPIRLCLPRCLPLQTVEDVYQFETIDDDQYREVVRYMQYLGGLTPSDAIFNAFKHAITDELSKHYTWYGAEEGLHAMYKTRIAKAIWEAVATNVNFVALTDTEFKYIMMECLQHAKQRLFTMLRTETTKDTNVCRTQIKK; the protein is encoded by the exons ATGGATGGAAACAATGATGGGAACAAACTATGCAGACATCTCTCAACGGAATCTGAAGATGAATCAAAGTGCAAGAAACAGAAAAAACACTACAAAGAGGACAACTTCTACAATGTTATAACTAGTATTCAATCTTTAGTTGCGAAGATAGGTGAAAACCGTGAGGTTTATTCTCATAATACTGCACAATCATCTGTATTATATAGTACTTCTATACTGACAAATGGCGTAAGACAGCCTTTGCGACAATCATATAACCCAATACCTATAACTTTACATCCGTTTTCACCTACAAATTTTCGACATAGTAATTCTCTTGATTTTACATCTCTGATTACTCCGTGTTCTTTTACTCAGACGCAAACAATTTCGTTATCAGCTGACAGTTATACATACAATGTACCTCAAAACCTTTCGAAATCCTGCAATGCTTCAGTTTTTACGCAATTGCCATTTGAAACAAACATGACGCATTCTATACAGCTTCAAAATTTTCCATATTCTAAACTTCGAAACCATACTCAATCTTCCGTGCATTTAATATCGCAGAGTGACATAATGAATGTTTCTCTGGAATGTCCTAATTTTTATAGTAACAACAACACAGAGCCTTCTAACAATATTACTAatacattaaacattaatatgttAAACAAGCATTACGAAAACATGACACAAATACGcgacattaatatttttgacgataataaaagaattacaaCCAGAAGATATGACATGTTATTGATCAACGACAATCTACAAAATACTATcgt aaatactcaacCGGATGTTCAAGAAATGAAACAATATATCTTCAGAGAGAG tTTATTAAATAGGAAACTAATGAATCTTGCTCAAATAGTACGTCCTATAAGACTTTGTTTACCTCGTTGTCTACCTCTTCAGACTGTTGAAGATGTTTATCAGTTTGAAACAATAGATGATGATCAGTATCGTGAAGTG GTTCGATATATGCAATATTTAGGCGGCTTGACTCCATCCGATGCAATCTTCAATGCATTTAAACATGCGATAACTGATGAATTATCAAAGCATTATACTTGGTATGGTGCAGAAGAAGGTTTACATGCAATGTATAAAACACGAATTGCGAAGGCCATTTGGg AAGCCGTAGcaacaaatgttaattttgtgGCGCTAACTGATACagaattcaaatatattatgatGGAGTGCCTGCAACATGCAAAGCAGCGTCTGTTTACAATGCTTAGAACGGAAACTACAAAGGACACTAATGTATGTCGGACGCAGATCAAGAAGTAG